One Methanolinea sp. DNA window includes the following coding sequences:
- a CDS encoding DUF362 domain-containing protein translates to MQTEYRAFITKTSEIRKDIEDALAFIQWKNIIKNDDIVFVKPNFTFPFYKEGITTNPELLRHLLGLLKDHAARVIVGESDGGNHSFSADQAFEGHNMPEICKETGAELVNLSRHPSRFIEDTIQGKKVKVQVPNLIVDSIDSFISVPVLKVHAMTTVTLSMKNLWGCYPDTMRCLHHKHLSRKLTLLTKILQPKIALIDGLYSLDGHGPMYGDAKKTDLLIVANNPVIADTLGSEIMGFPVANIEHIMIAEKEGLGTTNLNNVQLNDDWKKYSMQFSVRRTIVDNLSWLLFNSEIMAKLVMDSPLKPVIYGVGSLLRNEDEQSINKILKQKK, encoded by the coding sequence ATGCAAACTGAATATCGGGCATTCATCACAAAAACATCTGAAATACGAAAAGATATCGAAGATGCACTGGCATTTATACAATGGAAAAACATCATTAAAAACGATGATATCGTATTTGTCAAACCCAATTTCACCTTCCCTTTTTACAAGGAAGGGATTACAACAAATCCCGAACTTCTCCGCCATCTTCTTGGTTTATTGAAGGACCATGCAGCCAGGGTGATTGTCGGGGAATCGGACGGGGGGAACCATTCATTTTCTGCGGATCAGGCCTTTGAAGGCCATAATATGCCGGAAATCTGCAAGGAGACTGGTGCCGAACTCGTCAATCTTTCCAGACATCCTTCGAGATTCATCGAAGATACCATCCAGGGAAAGAAGGTCAAAGTACAGGTACCAAATCTTATCGTCGATAGCATAGATTCCTTCATTTCTGTCCCTGTTCTCAAAGTGCATGCGATGACAACAGTCACTTTGAGTATGAAGAATCTGTGGGGATGTTACCCCGATACGATGCGCTGTCTCCATCACAAGCACCTGAGTAGAAAACTGACCTTATTGACCAAGATTCTTCAACCTAAAATCGCTCTTATAGATGGTTTGTATTCTCTCGATGGACATGGCCCCATGTATGGTGATGCGAAAAAAACAGATCTTCTCATTGTTGCAAATAATCCCGTAATAGCAGATACACTTGGTTCAGAGATCATGGGATTCCCCGTTGCGAATATTGAACATATTATGATTGCGGAAAAAGAGGGTCTGGGAACTACGAATCTCAACAATGTTCAATTAAACGATGATTGGAAAAAATATTCTATGCAATTTTCTGTTCGGAGAACTATTGTCGATAATCTTTCCTGGCTTCTCTTCAATAGTGAAATCATGGCAAAGCTGGTGATGGATTCTCCATTGAAACCAGTCATTTATGGAGTAGGGTCATTATTGAGAAATGAGGATGAACAAAGTATAAATAAAATATTAAAACAAAAAAAATGA
- a CDS encoding DUF354 domain-containing protein — MKIIITINTPAQLHFLKNLILILNKHGSDISLLLRDYGETLILADEMNLKYQTFLINKRTKIQKLFSYSEGMYNLLRFYKKIHPDLIIGSLFYNAIPARIIRKPLVTFLDSTRLDKFSFFINFGILIHFADTIVTPNTIECFLGQNHIELNSYKEFAYLHPNYYKPDKKIKELLNLDNNEEYILLRFNAFDAVHDLRIAGFSDEDKIRLVHELEKYARVYISSEAGVPEQIKDRVLKIPKSRIHDVIYHAKLLVADTGTMVTEAACLGTPAIMFHPKVKKMGNFIELERKYELIFGYERDSNLVFEKAIDLLQRPNLKQEWQQKREKLLKDKIDITAFMVWFVENYPESFRMMKENPGIQERFKFKNIY; from the coding sequence ATGAAGATTATTATTACTATCAATACTCCTGCCCAATTACATTTTTTAAAAAATCTTATTCTTATTTTAAATAAACATGGATCTGATATCTCTTTATTATTAAGAGATTATGGAGAAACATTAATACTTGCCGATGAAATGAATTTAAAATACCAAACTTTTTTAATCAATAAAAGAACAAAAATTCAAAAATTGTTTTCATATTCAGAAGGAATGTATAATTTATTGAGATTTTACAAAAAAATTCACCCAGATTTAATTATTGGCTCATTATTTTATAATGCTATTCCTGCACGCATAATAAGAAAACCGTTAGTTACATTTTTAGATTCGACACGATTAGATAAATTTTCATTTTTTATTAATTTTGGAATTTTAATTCATTTTGCTGATACTATTGTTACTCCAAATACAATTGAATGTTTTTTAGGGCAAAATCACATAGAATTAAATAGTTATAAAGAATTTGCATATCTTCATCCAAACTATTATAAGCCAGATAAAAAGATAAAAGAACTCTTAAATCTTGATAATAATGAAGAATATATTCTGCTCCGCTTCAACGCATTTGACGCCGTCCACGATCTCAGGATCGCTGGCTTTTCTGACGAGGACAAGATCCGCCTTGTCCACGAACTCGAAAAGTACGCGCGGGTATACATATCATCCGAGGCCGGAGTCCCGGAACAAATAAAAGACAGAGTTTTGAAAATCCCGAAGAGCAGGATTCATGATGTGATTTATCATGCGAAATTACTCGTCGCAGACACGGGAACCATGGTAACTGAAGCCGCATGCCTGGGAACTCCTGCGATTATGTTTCATCCTAAAGTAAAAAAAATGGGAAATTTTATAGAACTTGAAAGAAAATATGAATTAATATTTGGATATGAAAGAGATTCAAATTTAGTATTTGAGAAAGCGATTGACCTCCTCCAGCGACCCAACCTGAAGCAGGAATGGCAGCAGAAGAGGGAGAAGCTGCTGAAGGATAAAATTGACATCACAGCGTTCATGGTATGGTTCGTCGAGAACTACCCGGAGAGCTTCAGGATGATGAAGGAGAATCCGGGGATACAGGAGAGATTTAAATTTAAAAATATATATTAA
- a CDS encoding glycosyltransferase has protein sequence MKNMKLLIISPHYKYFIKGQVDVLSPYFSQINVAIRYNPLTELSQFIPFKGKSQYFKKYSKKNLIDDTNLADNIKIQLLPMIYFVPDGTNKRIGDKLYKNLVKWIEKEESDFDLIHAHFTWPCGYAAAHLNKKLKIPTIITAHGYDIYSLPFRDDEWRDKIEFTLNNADHIITVSNHNVDFIKKLNIFKPVTVIPNGYDEELFSFKNREEIKIALNLPENKVIILSIGNLEEIKGHKYLIEAINIVKKIKKDILCIIIGAGKLQRSVIQQIRSLELENNIILMSPKPHQEIPLWMNAADLFVLPSLSEGNPTVMFEALGCGLPFVGTRVGGVPEIITSEDYGLLVEPGNAEDLAEKILIALDKEWDREKIRKYAEQFTWENIAKQIVEVYKQVLR, from the coding sequence ATGAAAAACATGAAATTATTGATCATTTCTCCCCATTATAAATATTTTATAAAAGGCCAAGTAGATGTTCTTTCTCCTTATTTTTCACAAATAAATGTTGCAATAAGATACAATCCATTAACAGAATTATCACAATTTATTCCATTCAAAGGAAAATCACAATATTTTAAAAAATATTCCAAAAAAAATCTTATAGATGATACCAATTTAGCAGATAATATAAAAATTCAATTATTACCAATGATATATTTTGTTCCAGATGGAACTAATAAAAGGATTGGCGATAAACTCTATAAAAATTTGGTGAAATGGATTGAAAAAGAAGAATCAGATTTTGATTTGATTCATGCACATTTCACATGGCCATGTGGATATGCTGCAGCGCATTTAAATAAAAAATTAAAAATTCCAACCATTATCACCGCTCATGGTTACGATATTTATTCTCTTCCATTTCGAGACGATGAATGGAGAGATAAAATTGAATTTACTTTGAATAATGCGGACCATATTATAACCGTTAGTAATCATAACGTCGATTTTATTAAAAAATTAAATATATTTAAGCCAGTAACGGTAATTCCTAATGGATATGATGAAGAATTATTTTCCTTTAAAAATCGAGAAGAGATTAAAATAGCTCTCAATCTTCCAGAAAATAAAGTAATTATTTTATCAATAGGCAATTTGGAAGAGATTAAGGGGCATAAATATCTTATTGAAGCAATAAATATAGTTAAAAAAATAAAAAAAGACATATTATGCATTATCATTGGAGCAGGTAAATTACAACGATCAGTGATTCAACAGATTCGTTCCCTTGAGTTGGAAAATAATATAATATTGATGAGTCCCAAACCCCACCAAGAAATCCCCCTCTGGATGAACGCCGCCGACCTCTTCGTCCTCCCCAGCCTGAGCGAGGGCAACCCGACGGTGATGTTCGAGGCCCTCGGCTGTGGCCTGCCCTTCGTGGGCACCCGCGTGGGGGGCGTGCCGGAGATCATCACTTCCGAAGATTACGGCCTGCTCGTCGAGCCTGGTAACGCTGAAGACCTTGCTGAAAAGATATTGATCGCCCTCGACAAGGAATGGGACAGGGAGAAGATCAGGAAATACGCGGAGCAGTTCACGTGGGAGAACATTGCGAAGCAGATCGTGGAGGTATATAAGCAGGTATTGAGATGA